CCACAGCCACTGTCTCTGTCTGACTCTATTATGTAGACAATATTTTCCCTGATTTTGATTTCTGTTTCACATTTGTCTTATCTAGTATTGTGGGAAACCCATTGATTTGTGGAACTAGTTCCAATGAAGGTTGCTTTGGATCAGTCACTCTTGTCCCTCCCTCCTCCTTCCTAGAATCATCACCTGGTAATGATCTAAAGTCTAAACCCTCCTCTGGTTTTAGaccatctctttctttctctcttacttttgtttattttaaaaaaatattttttattggtctcTTATAGGAAAACACAAGTCCAAGAAACTAGCTATTGCACTAGGGGTCACCATCAGCTTTATCTTTCTCTTATGTCTAGCAATTGCCATTTGGTGCAGAAAGAGACAGAGAAACCAGACTATCCTACACATCAACGGTCAGTAGTATTCACTATTCAATTGAGAAACTCCTCTAGTAAACAACAATGACTGATTTGATTTTTTACCTCAAATTggtctttaatattttttgcagACAACCAAGAAGAGGGACTTACAAGCTTAGGCAACCTAAGAAAGTTCATTTTCAAAGAGCTCCAATCAGCCACTGAAAATTTTAGCTCCAAGAACATCCTTGGTGCTGGAGGTTTTGGAAATGTATATAAGGGAAAGTTGGGAGATGGAGCTATGGTGGCAGTGAAGCGGTTAAAGGATGTGACTGGAGCCACAGGGGAATCGCAATTTCGAACAGAATTGGAGATGATCAGCTTGGCAGTTCACCGGAATTTGCTCCGGTTAATTGGATATTGTGCCTCCCCTAATGAGAGGCTTCTGGTTTATCCTTACATGGCTAATGGCAGTGTGGCCTCCAGACTTAGAGGTTGGTCCTATCTTACTTTGCTGCAACTGCTGTCACTAAAATTCATTGTCAGCATGTAACtgaccaatttttatttaattaaaaaaaaaaaacattggtgGCATGATTGATTTTTATTGTTCTCTTGTTAGAGTACTGCAATACCCACAATTTGATCTTGCTATGGACCACAATTGGTTCGTGTGCATATCTGCTTTAGTTCAAACGTCCAACATTGTTGTTGGGACCAACGTGTAGTTTATTATAATTTCTggatatcttttcttttgctttaatcGGTAATTGTTTCCAATGGCCAATTTCCTTATAAAATGAAATTCCAAATattgagatatttttttaactttagtCTGATAGATCTGTAATTTTCCAAATTCCTTGAAGGATTGGTCAATATAATAAGTCAAATTCTTAACCAAATAAATATACCACCAGACTGACTGATGATACAGAGGACAAAAAGGTTAATAGCCAAATTTAAGCTTTAGTTGAAACTTCCTTTTACTTCAGGCAACCTTATGGATGCTTTTTTCTTCCCATTTACAAGCTGTATTACTCAAAAAATATGTACTTAATGAGTTTTGAGGaggctcttttttatttgataacgATTTTAgatctttaaaattaatatgagactatttgatcaaaatcaagAGGCAATCTTATTTGAAGGTCACTGTTAAGATGCCGAATCTGAATCTAGAATTGGTCCACCtatatgttataaatatatattaaccaCTCTGATCGTTATATAATTTTGATGAATAAATTGTTGACGAACATGGTGTGACAAGTTAATCTGGATGCATTCTGCTATTGGTAAAATCTTATGAGTCAAATAGAAGAAAAAGGGCAAAATGAATGGAAGTTGAAGAATGATTTCTTACTGACATAGAGCTACATCCCCCACAATGTGTTTTGCTGAGGCGTCAATGTTGATTTGAttacaacattttctttttaagtgcTAAGAACTGTTCTTAAACCTAAATCCACCATGTATTAGCAAACTGCTGATATCCTGTTTCGATTATGACAGGAAAACCAGTACTTGACTGGAACACAAGGAAGAGAATAGCAATTGGAGCTGCTAGGGGTCTTGTTTATCTACACGAGCAATGTGATCCAAAGATAATCCACCGAGATGTAAAGGCAGCTAATGTGCTCCTGGATGATTACTATGAAGCAGTTGTTGGTGATTTCGGCCTTGCAAAGCTCCTTGACCATGCAGACTCTCATGTTACCACTGCTGTTCGAGGCACTGTTGGCCATATTGCACCAGAGTACCTCTCGACTGGCCAGTCATCTGAGAAAACTGATGTGTTTGGATTTGGCATTCTCTTGTTAGAGCTCATAACTGGAATGAGAGCTTTTGAGTTTGGCAAAACTGTTAATCAGAAAGGAGCCATGCTTGAGTGGGTAAGTTTCCTCTGGAAGTACTGTAAACTTAAGTCTATAATTCTATGAGCAAATGAGAAGTATCTGGTAGGTTTGGCTTGGAAGTGAAGTTTAAGGTCACACCAtaattttaattacaatttagatagaatttgaatttcttttttggaagtGATGGCATGGTACATTCTCAGTTTCTTCAAGGTATTGATAAAAGTACAAGCAAAGGGTAATTTTACATAACAAATTAGTGAGTGCTTATGATTTGCATTGCATTCATGGCTACAGGGCAGCATATAAATTAGGTTAGATGGAATTTATGATAAATTATCACTTATACCGAAAGTTCAAAGTTTTTGGCATTGGTAAATTCAATCATTTAACCGTTATTCTAATACTTCCTCTCTTGTGTTGGTCCGACTCCTTAGTCCTTAATGAGTGGGGACTAATGCTTCCTCTATTATTCTAGTGCTTAATTCCTGTGTAATTCTTGTTCTGTTATGTTCTAATAGATTTATATATTCAGGTGTTAGAGAGTGGGTTTAGTAGCTGTACTTTTTGtcccaaaaaataaagtagTGTTAACCCAAAAGCCTAGTATTTTCATGTATAAAGCTAAAGAATAAAGTGGATAATGTTGGTGACAGGTGAAAAGAATACAACAGGAGAAGAAAGTGGAAGTGTTGGTGGACAGAGAGCTTGGAAGCAGCTACGACCAGATAGATGTGGGGGAGATGCTGCAAGTAGCTTTGCTATGCACTCAATACTTGCCAGCCCACCGCCCCAAGATGTCGGAAGTGGTCCGGATGCTCGAAGGTGACGGCCTGGCCGAGAAGTGGGCAGCATCACACAATAATACCAATCCCAGTATGAACCACTTTCACACTAACACTAATCCCACTGCATCAAAACATGATGACAATGGTCATGATCGTTCAAGCATGTTTGGAGCTGGTGAGGATGATGATGAACATTCCTTGGATTCCTTTGCCATGGAACTGTCTGGTCCaagatagaaaaagaaagttcaaaaagaaatagaaagaggaaaaaaaaatgaattctttgtcttaatttaatttcttacaagtcaagATATCTTTGCTCCCAACAAAATAGGTTTAGTTTTCTGTTTGATAAAACTTTTGTGTTGTTTATAATTGCTGGCCTCTCTAGGCTTTTGATGTGTAAATAGTGGGGTATTACACTTTTCTATTCcccttttgcattttattttgtatgtattTGGCGGTTCAATTAGAAATGTAGGAAAGTGTTAGGGGGGGCATGCTATTTTGCTATGTGTGAGATAGGACTATATAGTCTATAGGATACATCATAAGATGCTCTGCCCCCAAGTGTGAGACAGGGTGTTTTGGTAAGGTTGATTTTGACTGAAAAATGGTATGAAAAATTTGTGCTGTTTTTCATAgctgtttgtttttttgatgaGGCAAGGGTGAAACTGTGAAAGGATCAGTGTCAAAAAAAAGCATGAGCTGTAagggtttgttttcttttgataCTGCTTTTGCAGGGTCACGCGCCCTTTATTTTTGCTcagtttttactctttttggTCAATTAAATCCCTTTCACTCACTCCATCCCCACTACTTCTCACTTTTTATGTGAATAAGTTCCAAATTGCTGGACCTCTTTTGACCTTTCTCTCATATTCTCAACAACATTCTCCAACCCCAAACAAAAAATGTCAGCTAGGCGTGGCCGACTGGCCGTTATgtctagggaaaaaaaaaacacaataaaaagtTTAACATTTGTTAAATCATATATTTGGTCTTTTGTGAAAACCAATATATTTGGtcatttaatttcaaaatctacTCATTTCtttcttgaatatatatttttctttacacttacacttattttattaattacaattatTTGTCAAACCTTTGCTTATCTCAATACTTCACCAATTATcctaacaattaaaaatatagaaattaatCTTCTTACACTTAGGTTTGTTTGGaatccgtttattttgctgaaactgaaaattttttgctaaaaatactatagataaaggtaaaagttagctcaAATAATACAATGAGatttataaatagtatcaaaaagtgcagtaggctcatgaatagtagcaaaaataagctaaataataaaataagttggcaaaaaataaACTATCCAAACAGATACTTACCACTTCAATTTGTTCCTCACATAATGAATTATCAACTAATGTTAAGTCTAAAATCTAATActaataatgataatgaataaCAACAGTGTACAACTCTAGGCATAATACATAAGTTCTATTAGCAATGAAGAGGTATAGAGTAGCTAACGAATggcgaaaatgggcaattaACCATAATTCCTcaactatatagttagtaggcactATTGCgaaagtatatattttactaac
This genomic stretch from Castanea sativa cultivar Marrone di Chiusa Pesio chromosome 1, ASM4071231v1 harbors:
- the LOC142615846 gene encoding putative LRR receptor-like serine/threonine-protein kinase At4g30520; this encodes MTPNAFLVFHLLLLLLLSSAPLCMSYEPRNHEVEALINIKVGLSDPHGVLNNWDEDSVDPCSWAMITCSPENLVIGFGAPSQSLSGTLSGAIGNLTNLRQALLQNNNISGNIPPELGTLPKLETLDLSNNRLSGVVPGSLAQLNSLQYLRLNNNSLSGPFPVFLAKIPQLAFLDLSYNNLSGPVPKSPARTFNIVGNPLICGTSSNEGCFGSVTLVPPSSFLESSPGKHKSKKLAIALGVTISFIFLLCLAIAIWCRKRQRNQTILHINDNQEEGLTSLGNLRKFIFKELQSATENFSSKNILGAGGFGNVYKGKLGDGAMVAVKRLKDVTGATGESQFRTELEMISLAVHRNLLRLIGYCASPNERLLVYPYMANGSVASRLRGKPVLDWNTRKRIAIGAARGLVYLHEQCDPKIIHRDVKAANVLLDDYYEAVVGDFGLAKLLDHADSHVTTAVRGTVGHIAPEYLSTGQSSEKTDVFGFGILLLELITGMRAFEFGKTVNQKGAMLEWVKRIQQEKKVEVLVDRELGSSYDQIDVGEMLQVALLCTQYLPAHRPKMSEVVRMLEGDGLAEKWAASHNNTNPSMNHFHTNTNPTASKHDDNGHDRSSMFGAGEDDDEHSLDSFAMELSGPR